The Methanothermobacter tenebrarum genome window below encodes:
- the rrp41 gene encoding exosome complex exonuclease Rrp41, whose product MIIIITPDEFKSVSEAAREDGRAPDEIRPLKIEAGILERADGSSYLELGGNKILVAVYGPREAQIKKLQRPDRAVIRCRYNMAPFSVEERKRPGPDRRSVEISKITAEALRPALILEKFPRSVIDVFIEVLEAEGGTRCAGITAASVALADAGMPMKDMVVACAAGKVNGKIVLDLSEEEDKRGEADMPVAILPRNKEITLLQSDGNLTQEEFEEALDLAIKGCLKINKVQKEALKRKYGE is encoded by the coding sequence GTGATTATTATCATCACACCAGATGAATTCAAAAGCGTATCAGAGGCTGCCAGAGAAGATGGAAGAGCACCAGACGAAATCCGACCATTAAAAATCGAAGCAGGAATACTTGAAAGAGCTGATGGGTCATCATACCTTGAACTGGGTGGTAACAAGATACTAGTGGCAGTATACGGTCCCAGGGAGGCTCAGATAAAAAAATTACAAAGACCGGACAGGGCAGTTATAAGATGCAGATACAACATGGCACCATTCTCAGTAGAGGAAAGAAAAAGACCAGGACCAGACAGAAGATCCGTTGAAATATCCAAGATAACAGCAGAAGCCCTAAGACCGGCTCTAATTTTGGAAAAGTTCCCAAGGTCAGTTATAGACGTTTTTATAGAAGTGTTGGAAGCAGAAGGCGGTACAAGATGCGCAGGTATAACAGCAGCATCAGTAGCCCTTGCAGACGCTGGCATGCCAATGAAAGATATGGTAGTGGCTTGCGCAGCAGGTAAAGTGAACGGTAAAATAGTCTTAGACTTGTCAGAGGAAGAGGATAAACGTGGAGAAGCAGACATGCCAGTAGCCATCCTACCACGCAACAAGGAAATAACACTACTACAAAGCGACGGTAACCTCACACAAGAAGAATTCGAAGAAGCCCTAGACCTTGCGATAAAAGGATGCCTAAAAATAAACAAAGTACAAAAAGAAGCCCTAAAAAGGAAATATGGTGAATAA